Proteins found in one Streptomyces sp. CB09001 genomic segment:
- a CDS encoding esterase-like activity of phytase family protein, which produces MRPRTLRTALATLTASLATAGCLTAAGPAAAAQERPPANACSPAVSLTGFTDALDKTAYDGAYVGNLSALAPGRRGSLAALSDRSSLFRLDARTLKPRGVITLADENGAALDSEGLVADRDGTFLVSSETEPSVRRYARTGELLGRLPVPDDLRTAPEGRARANGSFEGLTLLPGGRTLLASMEYPLDGDPADLVRFQTWQRTRHGDFRLGAQYTYRTDPGLGVSEVTATPDGRLLVLERGFTAGVGNTVRLQLADRPGRGGSALDKRLLADLADCPTLGATAEQPQPNPLLDNFEGMAVTGRSAGRLEALVVSDDNQNAVQTTRLLGLRVRV; this is translated from the coding sequence ATGCGCCCGAGAACCCTCCGTACCGCCCTCGCCACCCTCACCGCGAGCCTCGCCACGGCGGGCTGCCTGACCGCCGCGGGACCGGCCGCCGCCGCACAGGAGCGGCCCCCGGCGAACGCCTGCTCGCCCGCCGTCTCCCTCACCGGCTTCACCGACGCCCTCGACAAGACGGCGTACGACGGCGCCTACGTCGGCAACCTCTCCGCCCTCGCGCCCGGCCGGCGCGGCTCCCTGGCCGCCCTCTCCGACCGCTCGTCCCTCTTCCGGCTGGACGCGCGCACCCTGAAGCCGCGCGGCGTGATCACGCTCGCCGACGAGAACGGCGCCGCGCTCGACTCCGAAGGACTGGTCGCCGACCGGGACGGCACGTTCCTCGTCTCCTCCGAGACCGAGCCGTCCGTCCGCCGCTACGCCCGCACCGGCGAGCTGCTCGGCCGCCTGCCCGTGCCGGACGACCTCCGCACCGCTCCCGAGGGCCGCGCCCGGGCGAACGGCAGCTTCGAGGGGCTCACGCTCCTGCCCGGCGGCCGGACCCTGCTCGCCTCCATGGAGTACCCGCTCGACGGCGACCCCGCCGACCTGGTCCGCTTCCAGACCTGGCAGCGGACGCGGCACGGCGACTTCCGGCTCGGTGCCCAGTACACCTACCGGACCGACCCCGGTCTCGGCGTCTCCGAGGTCACCGCGACTCCCGACGGGCGCCTCCTCGTCCTGGAGCGCGGCTTCACGGCCGGTGTCGGCAACACCGTCCGCCTCCAGCTGGCCGACCGGCCCGGCCGCGGCGGCAGCGCACTGGACAAGCGGCTCCTCGCCGACCTCGCCGACTGCCCCACGCTCGGCGCCACGGCCGAGCAGCCCCAGCCCAACCCCCTCCTCGACAACTTCGAGGGGATGGCCGTGACGGGCCGCTCCGCGGGCCGCCTGGAGGCCCTGGTCGTCAGCGACGACAACCAGAACGCCGTACAGACCACCCGCCTCCTCGGGCTCCGCGTCCGCGTCTGA
- a CDS encoding endonuclease, whose protein sequence is MLAIRTRRRKAVVLATAAVLAGLSAPSLTASPATATTTTTTDYDSTYYKDAIGKTGASLKSSLHTIISDQTKLSYSAVWDALKATDEDPDNSGNVILLYSGVSRSKSLNGGDTGDWNREHVWAKSHGDFGTSTGPGTDIHHLRPSDVRVNSVRGNKDFDNGGSAVSEGGGSLTDSDSFEPRDAVKGDVARMIFYMAVRYEGGDGFADLEVNGQVDNGSNPYIGKLSVLKAWNDEDPPDAFEEHRNQVIYDDYQHNRNPFVDHPEWVESIW, encoded by the coding sequence ATGCTCGCGATACGCACCCGGCGCCGCAAGGCGGTCGTCCTCGCCACGGCCGCCGTGCTCGCCGGACTCTCCGCACCCTCCCTGACGGCGAGTCCGGCCACGGCGACCACGACGACGACCACGGACTACGACTCGACGTACTACAAGGACGCGATCGGCAAGACGGGCGCGAGCCTCAAGTCGTCCCTCCACACGATCATCAGCGACCAGACGAAGCTCTCGTACTCGGCGGTCTGGGACGCGCTCAAGGCCACCGACGAGGACCCGGACAACAGCGGCAACGTGATCCTGCTCTACTCGGGCGTCTCCCGCAGCAAGTCGCTCAACGGCGGCGACACCGGCGACTGGAACCGCGAGCACGTGTGGGCCAAGTCCCACGGCGACTTCGGCACCTCGACCGGACCCGGCACGGACATCCACCACCTGCGTCCCTCGGACGTCCGGGTCAACAGCGTCCGGGGCAACAAGGACTTCGACAACGGCGGCAGCGCCGTCAGCGAGGGCGGCGGCAGCCTCACCGACTCCGACTCCTTCGAGCCCCGCGACGCGGTCAAGGGCGACGTGGCCCGCATGATCTTCTACATGGCGGTCCGCTACGAGGGCGGCGACGGCTTCGCCGACCTGGAGGTCAACGGCCAGGTCGACAACGGCAGCAACCCGTACATCGGCAAGCTCTCCGTACTGAAGGCATGGAACGACGAGGACCCGCCGGACGCCTTCGAGGAGCACCGCAACCAGGTGATCTACGACGACTACCAGCACAACCGCAACCCGTTCGTCGACCACCCGGAGTGGGTGGAGTCGATCTGGTAG
- a CDS encoding tetratricopeptide repeat protein has product MSVPRPMEGRASGSARIYQTGGDQYIEEHVHHYAPGSAPLFGHPWTGPAEPRQAAPDSVRMPLVGRAPCVLRDRTDLMDRLRAAVAGPGGDIQVLHGMGGCGKTAVAQALFTEAVRDHGRVGLWVNASERVSLRAGMLAVAGDRGATAGELAAAAGGRRAAADLVWHYLDHSAQPWLLVLDNADDPAVLEEGSWLRPSPSGTVLVTTRHATSSLWRAPATSSHRLGVLPLEDATLVLRDLAPDAGTRESARKVARRLGCLPLALTLAGSHLAHQLLESWSMDEYDRKLTEESTALVDRGASATGGGQSRHLVGRTWQLSLDGLAEGGLPEATALLRLLSCWAADPVPLSLLMPAAQGGVGLEHLDPPLAASRVEPALRALLDHSLIEMVETDGHRCVKAHGVLLDSVAGSVPDAERELLAAAAGVLLRAALPPEGAASPRARSQVRLLAPHATGLLHRCHRHDLVTAESVRLAVRLARLVYEAGDWTAALALASTAAKTAAEHLGAEHPVTIEARSGQGTVLFRLGRYAEAADLLRPVHQEALRTLGPYDERTLDAAYELQRVLHRLGDLAHARTLLDTVLDGRSQALGEDHVATLKTRCELLELRLAQDEFDGYTTAAGELAGECERRLGPEHLVTVWARDALARGLLRSGRGAEAEQLFRRVLAGQRAGYGEDHPLVYGVLIQLSRAQYAQGKREQAAESAREVAEGRAVSLGEDHPETVAARAWYTEVLATPPAPDGLVG; this is encoded by the coding sequence ATGAGCGTCCCGAGGCCGATGGAGGGCCGCGCGTCGGGCAGCGCCCGGATCTACCAGACCGGTGGCGACCAGTACATCGAGGAACACGTCCATCACTACGCCCCGGGGTCGGCCCCGCTGTTCGGACACCCGTGGACGGGCCCGGCCGAACCCCGTCAGGCCGCTCCCGACTCCGTCCGCATGCCCCTGGTCGGTCGCGCACCCTGTGTCCTGCGGGACCGCACCGACCTCATGGACCGTCTGCGGGCCGCCGTGGCCGGACCCGGCGGCGACATCCAGGTCCTGCACGGCATGGGCGGCTGCGGCAAGACGGCCGTCGCCCAGGCCCTGTTCACCGAGGCCGTACGGGACCACGGTCGCGTCGGCCTGTGGGTCAACGCCTCCGAACGCGTGTCCCTGCGCGCGGGCATGCTCGCCGTCGCCGGTGACCGCGGTGCCACCGCCGGCGAACTGGCCGCCGCGGCCGGCGGCCGGCGCGCCGCGGCCGACCTGGTCTGGCACTACTTGGACCACTCGGCACAACCCTGGCTGCTGGTTCTCGACAACGCCGACGACCCCGCCGTCCTGGAGGAGGGCTCCTGGCTGCGTCCGAGTCCCTCGGGGACGGTGCTGGTGACCACCCGGCACGCGACCTCGTCGCTGTGGCGCGCCCCGGCGACGAGCAGTCACCGGCTCGGGGTGCTGCCCCTGGAGGACGCGACTCTGGTCCTGCGCGATCTGGCTCCGGACGCGGGCACGCGCGAGTCCGCGCGGAAGGTCGCCCGGCGCCTGGGCTGTCTGCCGCTGGCGCTGACCCTGGCCGGGTCCCATCTGGCCCACCAGCTGCTGGAGTCGTGGTCCATGGACGAGTACGACCGGAAACTGACCGAGGAGTCCACGGCCCTGGTCGACCGGGGGGCGTCGGCGACCGGTGGCGGACAGTCCCGCCACCTCGTGGGCCGCACGTGGCAGCTGTCGCTGGACGGCCTGGCGGAGGGCGGCCTGCCGGAGGCCACGGCCCTGCTGCGGCTGCTGTCCTGCTGGGCGGCGGACCCCGTGCCGCTGTCCCTGCTCATGCCGGCGGCACAGGGCGGCGTCGGCCTCGAACACCTCGATCCGCCGCTGGCCGCGTCCCGGGTCGAACCGGCCCTGCGCGCACTCCTCGACCACTCGCTGATCGAGATGGTGGAGACGGACGGGCACCGCTGCGTGAAGGCCCACGGGGTCCTGCTGGACAGTGTCGCCGGGAGCGTGCCCGACGCGGAGCGCGAACTCCTGGCGGCTGCCGCGGGCGTGTTGCTGCGGGCCGCGCTGCCGCCGGAGGGCGCCGCGTCGCCACGGGCCCGCTCCCAGGTGCGGCTCCTGGCGCCGCACGCGACCGGTCTGCTGCACCGCTGCCACCGCCACGACCTGGTGACGGCGGAATCCGTGCGGCTGGCGGTCCGTCTCGCGCGGCTGGTGTACGAGGCGGGGGACTGGACCGCCGCGCTCGCCCTGGCCTCCACCGCCGCGAAGACGGCCGCGGAGCATCTGGGCGCCGAACATCCGGTGACCATCGAAGCCCGGTCGGGCCAGGGCACCGTCCTGTTCCGACTCGGCCGGTACGCCGAAGCCGCCGACCTCCTGCGGCCGGTCCACCAGGAGGCGCTGCGCACGCTCGGCCCGTACGACGAGCGCACCCTGGACGCGGCCTACGAACTGCAGCGGGTGCTGCACCGCCTGGGCGACCTGGCGCACGCGCGGACGCTGCTGGACACCGTCCTGGACGGCCGCAGCCAGGCGCTCGGCGAGGACCATGTCGCCACCCTCAAGACCCGCTGCGAGCTGCTGGAACTCCGTCTCGCACAGGACGAGTTCGACGGCTACACGACGGCGGCCGGGGAACTGGCGGGGGAGTGCGAACGCCGTCTCGGTCCCGAGCACCTGGTGACCGTGTGGGCGCGCGACGCGCTGGCACGAGGGCTCCTGCGCTCCGGCCGGGGCGCCGAGGCCGAACAGCTCTTCCGCCGGGTGCTGGCCGGGCAGCGGGCGGGGTACGGGGAGGACCACCCCCTGGTCTACGGGGTGCTCATCCAGCTCAGCCGCGCCCAGTACGCGCAGGGCAAGCGGGAACAGGCCGCCGAGAGCGCGCGCGAGGTGGCCGAGGGGCGGGCCGTGAGCCTGGGCGAGGACCACCCCGAGACCGTCGCGGCCCGCGCCTGGTACACCGAGGTCCTGGCGACGCCGCCCGCGCCGGACGGTCTCGTGGGCTGA
- a CDS encoding thiamine pyrophosphate-binding protein: MTHDHDLVLRPTAAQTQAALNPPPCRTGGDLVVESLAALGATTVFGLPGQHALGVFDALRRSGLRYIGLRVENNAGFAADAYGRVTGEAAPLLLSTGPGALTSLAALQEARAASAPVLAIGSQVPTAGLGGGRHGYLHELPDQAASFRGVVKSVHTVRTQSQIPSAIAEAWTSALTVPHGPVWVEIPQDVLLAETSIPVVSGGDTFPEELPPRPELTAVAADLLTRAERPVIVAGGGVVRADAAKKLRQLAERLQAPVVTTFGGKGAFPWTHPLSLQSWLEDRHTTDFLEDADVLLVVGSGLGELSSNYHTFAPRGRVIQVEADLGKLESNHPALGIHADARLALQALLETVGERAGERTDPAAPDRVRELLTKVRARIAAQDLTLEQDVLAAVRKALPPRAPSFWDMTVLAYWAWSAFDAKAPGTMHSAQGAGGLGYAFPAALGAAVADPTHPVLAVSGDGGALYSVAELATARQYGLNVTWLIVDDGGYGILRQYMTDAFGQPTATDLPGPDFVALAESFGVPGVRTSPETLETDLAKALATPGPSVVVLPAVLRMFAPTHAA, translated from the coding sequence GTGACCCACGACCACGACCTGGTGCTCCGCCCGACCGCCGCCCAGACCCAGGCCGCGCTGAATCCTCCCCCCTGCCGCACCGGCGGGGACCTGGTCGTGGAGTCCCTGGCGGCACTCGGCGCGACCACCGTCTTCGGCCTGCCCGGCCAGCACGCCCTCGGCGTGTTCGACGCCCTGCGCCGCTCCGGCCTGCGCTACATCGGCCTGCGGGTGGAGAACAACGCCGGGTTCGCCGCGGACGCGTACGGCCGCGTCACCGGCGAGGCCGCCCCGCTCCTCCTGTCCACCGGCCCGGGAGCCCTCACCTCCCTCGCCGCGCTCCAGGAGGCGCGGGCCGCCTCCGCCCCCGTCCTGGCGATCGGCAGCCAGGTCCCCACGGCGGGCCTCGGCGGCGGGCGCCACGGCTACCTGCACGAACTCCCCGACCAGGCCGCCTCCTTCCGGGGCGTGGTCAAGTCGGTGCACACCGTCCGCACCCAGTCCCAGATCCCGTCCGCGATCGCGGAGGCCTGGACGTCGGCGCTGACCGTCCCGCACGGCCCGGTGTGGGTGGAGATCCCGCAGGACGTCCTCCTCGCCGAGACCTCGATCCCGGTCGTCTCCGGCGGCGACACCTTCCCCGAGGAACTGCCCCCGCGCCCCGAACTGACGGCGGTGGCGGCCGACCTGCTCACCCGCGCCGAGCGCCCGGTGATCGTCGCGGGCGGGGGAGTGGTCCGGGCGGACGCCGCCAAGAAGCTCCGGCAGCTGGCGGAACGCCTCCAGGCCCCCGTCGTCACCACCTTCGGCGGCAAGGGCGCCTTCCCCTGGACGCACCCCCTCTCCCTCCAGTCCTGGCTGGAGGACCGCCACACGACGGACTTCCTGGAGGACGCCGACGTCCTCCTCGTGGTCGGCTCGGGCCTCGGCGAACTCTCCTCCAACTACCACACGTTCGCGCCCCGCGGCCGGGTGATCCAGGTCGAGGCCGACCTCGGCAAACTGGAATCCAACCACCCGGCCCTCGGCATCCACGCCGACGCCCGCCTCGCCCTCCAGGCCCTGCTGGAGACGGTGGGGGAGCGCGCGGGGGAGCGCACCGACCCGGCCGCCCCGGACCGGGTACGGGAGCTGCTGACCAAGGTCCGCGCACGCATCGCCGCCCAGGACCTCACCCTGGAGCAGGACGTCCTGGCCGCGGTCCGCAAGGCCCTCCCACCCCGCGCCCCCTCCTTCTGGGACATGACCGTCCTGGCCTACTGGGCCTGGTCCGCCTTCGACGCGAAGGCCCCGGGCACCATGCACTCCGCCCAGGGCGCCGGAGGCCTCGGCTATGCCTTCCCGGCGGCCCTGGGCGCAGCGGTCGCCGACCCCACCCACCCGGTGCTGGCCGTCTCCGGCGACGGCGGCGCGCTGTACTCCGTCGCCGAACTGGCCACCGCCCGCCAGTACGGCCTGAACGTCACCTGGCTGATCGTCGACGACGGCGGCTACGGCATCCTGCGCCAGTACATGACCGACGCCTTCGGACAGCCCACGGCGACGGACCTGCCCGGCCCCGACTTCGTCGCCCTGGCCGAGTCGTTCGGGGTGCCGGGCGTGCGCACGTCACCGGAGACCCTGGAGACGGACCTCGCGAAGGCACTGGCGACTCCGGGCCCGTCGGTCGTCGTACTCCCCGCTGTCCTGCGGATGTTCGCGCCGACGCACGCGGCGTGA
- the speB gene encoding agmatinase, whose translation MSSNETPRGPVDSSRIPRYAGPATFARLPRLDEVGAADVAVVGVPFDSGVSYRPGARFGGNAIREASRLLRPYNPAQDASPFALAQVADGGDIAVNPFNIHEAVETVEAAADDLLGTGARLMTLGGDHTIALPLLRSVAKKHGPVALLHFDAHLDTWDTYFGAEYTHGTPFRRAVEEGVLDTSALSHVGTRGPLYGKKDLTDDEKMGFGIVTSADVYRRGADEVADQLRQRIGDRPLYISIDIDCLDPAHAPGTGTPEAGGMTSRELLEILRGLASCNLVSADVVEVAPAYDHAEITSVAASHTAYELTTIMSRQIAEARSK comes from the coding sequence ATGAGCAGCAACGAGACGCCCCGCGGTCCCGTCGACTCCTCCCGGATCCCGCGCTACGCCGGGCCCGCGACCTTCGCCCGGCTCCCGCGCCTGGACGAGGTCGGCGCCGCCGACGTCGCCGTCGTGGGTGTGCCGTTCGACTCGGGCGTCTCCTACCGGCCCGGCGCCCGCTTCGGCGGCAACGCCATCCGCGAGGCCTCCCGCCTGCTGCGCCCCTACAACCCGGCGCAGGACGCCTCCCCCTTCGCCCTCGCCCAGGTCGCGGACGGCGGCGACATCGCCGTGAACCCGTTCAACATCCACGAGGCCGTCGAGACGGTCGAGGCCGCCGCCGACGACCTCCTGGGCACCGGCGCCCGGCTGATGACCCTGGGCGGCGACCACACCATCGCCCTGCCGCTGCTGCGCTCGGTCGCCAAGAAGCACGGCCCCGTCGCCCTGCTGCACTTCGACGCCCACCTGGACACCTGGGACACCTACTTCGGCGCCGAGTACACGCACGGCACCCCCTTCCGGCGCGCGGTCGAGGAAGGCGTCCTCGACACCTCCGCGCTCTCCCACGTCGGCACCCGCGGCCCCCTGTACGGCAAGAAGGACCTCACCGACGACGAGAAGATGGGCTTCGGCATCGTCACCTCCGCCGACGTCTACCGCCGCGGCGCCGACGAGGTCGCCGACCAGCTCAGGCAGCGCATCGGGGACCGCCCCCTGTACATCTCCATCGACATCGACTGCCTCGACCCCGCGCACGCCCCCGGCACCGGCACCCCCGAGGCCGGCGGCATGACCTCCCGCGAACTGCTGGAGATCCTGCGCGGCCTGGCCTCCTGCAACCTGGTCTCCGCCGACGTCGTCGAGGTCGCCCCCGCCTACGACCACGCGGAGATCACGTCGGTGGCCGCGTCCCACACCGCCTACGAACTGACCACCATCATGTCCCGCCAGATCGCCGAGGCCCGTTCGAAGTGA
- a CDS encoding phosphatase, with protein MPIPGTPSRAELAEHLVRTRIAGEVATPRENNLSHYRKLANGDRGFWLGLELGDRWSDEQDVLAVMAERVGVNDDPEHRYGQDTIDPELTISALERMAGRLRKAADGGQRVLFATGHPGGLLDVHRATAAALRTAGCEIVVIPEGLTTEEGYVQQFADVSVLEHGASLWHTHSGEPMKAILTGLEREGRPLPDLVVADHGWAGYAAQHGVDSVGYADCNDPALFLAESEGTLQVAVPLDDHVVSPRYYDPMTAYLLTEAGLK; from the coding sequence ATGCCGATACCCGGGACACCCAGCCGCGCCGAACTCGCCGAGCACCTCGTCAGAACGCGTATCGCGGGTGAGGTCGCCACGCCCCGCGAGAACAACCTCTCCCACTACCGGAAGCTGGCCAACGGCGACCGGGGGTTCTGGCTCGGTCTGGAGCTGGGCGACCGCTGGAGCGACGAGCAGGACGTGCTCGCGGTGATGGCGGAGCGGGTCGGTGTCAACGACGACCCCGAGCACCGGTACGGCCAGGACACCATCGATCCCGAGCTGACCATTTCGGCGCTGGAGCGGATGGCGGGGCGGCTGCGCAAGGCGGCCGACGGCGGGCAGCGGGTGCTGTTCGCCACCGGTCACCCCGGCGGGCTGCTCGACGTGCACCGCGCCACGGCCGCCGCGCTGCGGACCGCGGGCTGCGAGATCGTGGTGATCCCGGAGGGGCTGACCACGGAGGAGGGGTACGTCCAGCAGTTCGCGGACGTCTCGGTGCTGGAGCACGGGGCCTCGCTGTGGCACACCCACTCGGGCGAGCCGATGAAGGCGATCCTGACCGGTCTGGAGCGCGAGGGCCGCCCGCTGCCCGACCTGGTGGTCGCCGACCACGGCTGGGCCGGTTACGCCGCCCAGCACGGCGTGGACTCCGTCGGCTACGCGGACTGCAACGACCCGGCCCTCTTCCTCGCCGAGTCCGAGGGCACCTTGCAGGTGGCGGTGCCGCTGGACGACCACGTGGTCAGCCCGCGCTACTACGACCCGATGACGGCGTACCTGCTGACGGAGGCGGGGCTGAAGTAG
- a CDS encoding cation diffusion facilitator family transporter: protein MADTAAGASAKNGGDSTFTVLVAAFANLGIAVAKAVAGVISGSSAMLSEAAHSVADTVTEVLLLTSLKRSVRPADEDHPLGHGPERYVWALLAAVATFVGGAVFSLYDGIHTLTHGEDLGDPLVSYLVLAVAFVLEGYSLRTGLRQVRGEAAHHRLSFGRYLRRTPDTAVKAVVMEDSAALAGLLLAAGGLLGGQLTGSGVWDAVASLCIGALLLYVAWVLGRSNVEFLVGRPLSRSVRDRIRAELVAVEHIEAVLELTTLVQGPSEALVAAKVDFRDVSTAAQIEWACERAEQRLREEFPIVRRVYLDPTPGFAQRRSEGLNPWP, encoded by the coding sequence ATGGCGGACACAGCAGCGGGAGCGAGCGCGAAGAACGGCGGCGACAGCACCTTCACGGTGCTCGTCGCCGCCTTCGCCAATCTGGGCATCGCCGTCGCCAAGGCGGTGGCCGGCGTGATCAGCGGCTCCAGCGCCATGCTGTCCGAGGCCGCGCACTCGGTCGCCGACACCGTCACCGAAGTACTGCTGCTGACCTCGCTCAAGCGCAGCGTCCGCCCCGCCGACGAGGACCACCCCCTCGGACACGGCCCCGAACGCTACGTCTGGGCACTGCTCGCCGCCGTCGCCACCTTCGTCGGCGGCGCCGTCTTCTCCCTCTACGACGGCATCCACACCCTCACCCACGGCGAGGACCTCGGCGACCCGCTGGTGTCGTACCTCGTCCTGGCCGTGGCCTTCGTCCTGGAGGGCTACTCGCTGCGCACCGGGCTCAGACAGGTCCGCGGCGAGGCCGCCCACCACCGGCTCTCCTTCGGCCGCTACCTGCGCCGCACCCCCGACACCGCCGTGAAGGCCGTCGTCATGGAGGACTCCGCCGCGCTGGCCGGCCTGCTGCTGGCCGCGGGCGGACTGCTCGGCGGTCAGCTCACCGGCTCCGGCGTCTGGGACGCCGTCGCCTCGCTGTGCATCGGCGCCCTGCTGCTGTACGTCGCCTGGGTGCTGGGCCGCTCCAACGTCGAGTTCCTCGTCGGCCGCCCCCTGTCGCGTTCGGTCCGGGACCGGATCCGGGCGGAGCTGGTGGCCGTCGAGCACATCGAGGCCGTACTGGAGCTGACCACCCTCGTGCAGGGGCCGAGCGAGGCCCTGGTCGCCGCCAAGGTCGACTTCCGGGACGTGTCGACGGCGGCGCAGATCGAGTGGGCGTGCGAGCGGGCCGAGCAGCGGCTGCGCGAGGAGTTCCCGATCGTGCGCCGGGTCTACCTGGACCCGACACCGGGTTTCGCGCAGCGCCGCTCGGAGGGGCTCAACCCCTGGCCGTAG
- a CDS encoding acyl-CoA thioesterase II, with the protein MSEALQSLLDLLDLERIEEDIYRGRSRSAVVPRVFGGQVAAQAMVAAGRTVPADRHAHSLHAYFLRPGDPDAPIVYNVDRLRDGRSFTTRRVVAVQHGKPIFTLSASFQTYEEGLDHQAPMPPAPDPATLPTGEERLRGYPHLPADTVERFLEARAAVDLRYVDDPPFGAFGTPREPHSQVWFRTNGKLADDPLLHVVLATYVSDMTLLDSVLLAHGRGGWAVGDVVGASLDHAMWFHRPFRADEWLLYDQQSPSASGGRGLGQARIHTQDGRLAVSVVQEGVVRVPREH; encoded by the coding sequence ATGAGCGAAGCACTCCAGTCCCTCCTCGACCTGCTCGACCTCGAGCGGATCGAGGAGGACATCTACCGCGGCCGCTCCCGGTCCGCCGTCGTCCCCCGGGTCTTCGGCGGTCAGGTGGCGGCCCAGGCCATGGTCGCCGCGGGCCGCACGGTCCCGGCGGACCGGCACGCGCACTCCCTGCACGCGTACTTCCTGCGCCCCGGCGACCCGGACGCCCCCATCGTCTACAACGTCGACCGGCTGCGCGACGGCCGCTCCTTCACCACCCGCCGCGTCGTCGCCGTCCAGCACGGCAAGCCGATCTTCACCCTGTCGGCGTCCTTCCAGACGTACGAGGAGGGCCTCGACCACCAGGCCCCGATGCCGCCCGCACCGGACCCGGCGACCCTCCCCACCGGCGAGGAACGGCTGCGCGGCTACCCCCACCTGCCCGCCGACACCGTGGAGCGCTTCCTGGAAGCCCGCGCCGCCGTCGACCTGCGCTACGTCGACGACCCGCCCTTCGGCGCCTTCGGCACCCCGCGCGAACCGCACTCCCAGGTGTGGTTCCGCACCAACGGCAAGCTCGCGGACGACCCGTTGCTGCACGTCGTCCTCGCCACCTACGTCTCCGACATGACCCTGCTCGACTCGGTCCTGCTCGCGCACGGCCGCGGCGGCTGGGCCGTCGGCGACGTCGTCGGGGCCTCCCTGGACCACGCCATGTGGTTCCACCGGCCCTTCCGCGCCGACGAATGGCTGCTGTACGACCAGCAGTCGCCGTCCGCGTCCGGCGGCCGGGGCCTCGGCCAGGCCCGCATCCACACCCAGGACGGACGGCTCGCCGTCTCGGTCGTCCAGGAAGGCGTGGTCCGCGTCCCTCGGGAACACTGA
- a CDS encoding acyl-CoA dehydrogenase family protein produces the protein MRRTVFNEDHEAFRETLRAFIEAEVVPVYDDWFAAGQAPREFYYKLGELGIFGINVPEEFGGAGMDSHKFEAVLYEETARAGVQFGGSGVHVLLALPYINMLATDEQKKRYLPKFVTGEEMWAIAMTEPGTGSDLAGMKSTAKLSEDGTHYVLNGAKTFITGGVHADKVIVCARTAAPTAEDRRHGISLFAVDTKSEGYSVGRKLDKLGLRTSDTAELAFVDVKVPVEDLLGEENKGFSYLGHNLASERWGIAYGAYAQAKAAVRFATQYVRDRTVFGKPVAHFQNTKFELAACQAEVDAAEAVADRATEALDAGELTPAEAASAKLFCTEVAHRVIDRCLQLHGGYGYMNEYPIARLYADNRVNRIYGGTSEIMKSIIAKNMGL, from the coding sequence GTGCGCCGTACGGTGTTCAACGAGGACCACGAGGCGTTCCGGGAGACCCTCCGCGCCTTCATCGAGGCCGAGGTCGTCCCCGTCTACGACGACTGGTTCGCCGCCGGCCAGGCGCCGCGCGAGTTCTACTACAAGCTCGGCGAGCTGGGCATCTTCGGCATCAACGTGCCCGAGGAGTTCGGCGGCGCCGGCATGGACAGCCACAAGTTCGAGGCCGTCCTCTACGAGGAGACCGCCCGCGCGGGCGTCCAGTTCGGCGGCTCCGGCGTGCATGTGCTGCTCGCCCTGCCCTACATCAACATGCTGGCCACCGACGAGCAGAAGAAGCGCTACCTGCCGAAGTTCGTCACCGGCGAGGAGATGTGGGCCATCGCGATGACGGAGCCGGGCACCGGTTCCGACCTCGCGGGCATGAAGTCCACCGCCAAGCTCTCCGAGGACGGCACCCACTACGTCCTCAACGGCGCCAAGACCTTCATCACCGGCGGCGTGCACGCCGACAAGGTGATCGTCTGCGCCCGCACCGCCGCGCCCACCGCCGAGGACCGCCGCCACGGCATCTCCCTGTTCGCCGTGGACACCAAGTCCGAGGGCTACTCGGTCGGCCGCAAGCTCGACAAGCTGGGCCTGCGCACCTCCGACACCGCCGAGCTGGCCTTCGTCGACGTCAAGGTCCCCGTCGAGGACCTGCTCGGCGAGGAGAACAAGGGCTTCTCCTACCTCGGCCACAACCTGGCCTCCGAGCGCTGGGGCATCGCCTACGGCGCCTACGCGCAGGCCAAGGCCGCCGTCCGCTTCGCCACCCAGTACGTGCGGGACCGCACCGTCTTCGGCAAGCCGGTCGCCCACTTCCAGAACACCAAGTTCGAGCTGGCCGCCTGCCAGGCCGAGGTGGACGCCGCCGAGGCCGTCGCCGACCGCGCCACCGAGGCCCTGGACGCCGGCGAGCTGACCCCCGCCGAGGCCGCCAGCGCCAAGCTGTTCTGCACCGAGGTCGCCCACCGCGTCATCGACCGCTGCCTCCAGCTGCACGGCGGCTACGGCTACATGAACGAGTACCCGATCGCCCGCCTGTACGCGGACAACCGCGTCAACCGCATCTACGGCGGCACCAGCGAGATCATGAAGTCGATCATCGCGAAGAACATGGGCCTGTAG